DNA sequence from the Deltaproteobacteria bacterium genome:
CCCAGGGCGTGCTCCCCGACGGCGTCATCCTGAGCGACGGCTCCGGCTCGCTCGACGGCACGCCCACGACGGCCGGCACCTTCAGCTTCAGCGTGGAGAGCACTGAGTCGGCGACGTTCCACTCGAACAACGGCAAGGAGAGCTACACGCTCACCATCCTGCCCAAGCTGGTGGCGCCCGCGAGTGTGCCTGCAGCCGAAGCGGGCCAGAGCTACTCGCAGGTGGTGACGGCGTCGGGCGGCGTGGGGCCATACAAGATCGACGTGAAGGGCCTGCCCGGCCACTTCCACTTCGACGCGACCACCAACACCATCACCGGCGATCCGACGTTCGCGGGCAGCTACGAGCTGGAGATCGACGTCACCGACTCGGGCAGCCCGCAGCAGGCCGCGGTGAGCACGCCCACGCTCACCGTGAAGCCGGTGCAGGTGAGCATCGGCACCACCTCGCCGCTCGCGAACGCGCAGCTCAACCAGCCGTACTCGGTGACCCTCCAGACCGAGAACGGCGCCGGGCCCTTCCAGTGGAGCGTGACCGCGGGAACGCTGCCCACCGGGCTCGACCTCAATCCGTCGACGGGCACCATCTCCGGCACGCCCACCCAGACGGGCACCGCGACCTTCACCCTCAACGTGGCCGACCTGGGCTCGCCGCCGGACTCGGCGACCCAGCAGTTCTCCCTCACCGTCCAGTGACCATGACTCGACTCCTCCCTGCCCTCCTGGTCTTTGCGCTGGCCGGCTGCGCGGTCGACGACAACAACCCGAACCTCACCGACGCCGGTCCGACCGGGCCGCGCTACGACCAGCTCGATCAGTCGAACGCGACGATGTCGCTGGCGGTGTCCGCCGATGACTCCACGGCCACCGTCTCGGTGACGCTCACCAACTCCGCAGGCCAGCCGGTGACGCTGCAGAGCGGCCAGAAGCTCCAGGTCAACGGCGTGGACCTCGCGGGAAGCGCGGGCTCGTACGCGCAGACGGTGCCCGCGGCGTCGACGTATGCCGTCGTGGTGAACGAGCCACGGCACGGCGTGCTCACGACCGACTTCTCCCCCGCGCCGACGTTCGCCATCACCAGCACCGGGCTCGACCTCGCGGGCAGCACGCTCACCTGGAGCCCCGTCGACGGCGCGGCCAAGGTGGACGTGTCCATGAGCCAGCAAGGCGCGAGCACGCTGCAGACCGCCGACTTC
Encoded proteins:
- a CDS encoding putative Ig domain-containing protein — protein: MASPRILVLGALALAACGSDLTISPTALPNGAVGLPYHAQLTSTGNTPISWKLTQGVLPDGVILSDGSGSLDGTPTTAGTFSFSVESTESATFHSNNGKESYTLTILPKLVAPASVPAAEAGQSYSQVVTASGGVGPYKIDVKGLPGHFHFDATTNTITGDPTFAGSYELEIDVTDSGSPQQAAVSTPTLTVKPVQVSIGTTSPLANAQLNQPYSVTLQTENGAGPFQWSVTAGTLPTGLDLNPSTGTISGTPTQTGTATFTLNVADLGSPPDSATQQFSLTVQ